A section of the Desulfotignum phosphitoxidans DSM 13687 genome encodes:
- a CDS encoding helix-turn-helix domain-containing protein codes for MKGKNLYQALSEEFENDIEYKIEYKILEITEQICSVMKERQITRAELSRKLGTSKTAVTKMLDGSTNFTLRRLIKIADALEKEFDIHLTRDPGEGLI; via the coding sequence ATGAAGGGAAAAAACTTGTACCAGGCCCTTTCTGAAGAATTTGAAAATGACATTGAATATAAAATTGAATATAAGATACTGGAAATCACCGAGCAAATATGTTCGGTCATGAAAGAAAGACAAATCACCCGGGCTGAACTGTCCAGAAAGCTTGGGACATCCAAAACAGCGGTGACAAAAATGCTGGACGGCAGCACAAATTTTACCCTCAGACGGTTGATCAAAATCGCAGACGCTTTGGAAAAAGAGTTTGATATACATCTGACCCGGGATCCCGGGGAGGGGCTGATCTAA
- a CDS encoding carboxymuconolactone decarboxylase family protein, which yields MELEEKAFRNGSLSKKTKELMALSISIVTKCEPCMEWHLDQALQHGATDEEIYETIDVAIEMGGGQAGAYARFVLKAMEYFKQKNG from the coding sequence TTGGAGCTGGAAGAAAAAGCGTTCAGAAATGGGTCGCTCAGCAAAAAAACCAAAGAATTGATGGCGCTGTCCATTTCAATTGTCACAAAGTGTGAGCCCTGCATGGAATGGCATCTTGACCAGGCCCTTCAGCATGGCGCCACTGATGAAGAAATTTATGAAACCATTGATGTGGCCATCGAAATGGGCGGTGGCCAGGCCGGGGCCTATGCCCGTTTTGTTTTGAAAGCCATGGAATATTTTAAACAGAAAAACGGGTGA
- a CDS encoding nucleoid-associated protein produces the protein MEEMVFHNNSLHHINLSSDKLDASPIADEQDLNDYIKTLIQGIRSSKDNRHFKFRSPTTEVVSAVKSIIDDENYEANTQIIADRLLSEEKKIQKKIEHLTKVQKGSLLQSYLEIDGKDFVIITKVDHNAFIDEFDLKKKVGLPFEKKVLKSCMIEIADNEIYKVVVYDTQSRISVYWWQDFLELDEINTNEKNTSTAFGAIDALLNRTVKKNYPADHLFLRNALIGYFKTQNEFIFDDMINYIIGVLKPDDSNLNMDKLKTDLEKLPAKYTFDRNFTITPEEITAKQKRTIIPLHEHIDLNIKSSIESLQDIVKPKEGDDGKKYIMIQSDQGFRHFHRAKKTDELH, from the coding sequence ATGGAAGAAATGGTATTCCACAATAACTCATTGCATCATATAAATCTATCCTCGGATAAGTTAGACGCCAGTCCAATTGCCGATGAGCAAGATTTGAATGATTATATAAAAACACTTATCCAGGGCATTCGCAGCTCAAAAGACAATCGCCATTTCAAATTCAGAAGTCCCACAACCGAGGTTGTTTCTGCCGTGAAATCCATTATCGACGATGAAAATTATGAGGCCAACACTCAAATAATTGCCGACAGGCTTTTGTCCGAAGAGAAAAAAATTCAGAAAAAAATTGAACATTTGACAAAAGTCCAAAAGGGGAGCCTATTACAGTCATATTTGGAAATAGACGGAAAAGACTTTGTCATTATAACAAAAGTTGACCACAATGCTTTTATTGATGAATTTGATTTGAAAAAAAAAGTAGGGTTGCCTTTTGAAAAAAAAGTGTTGAAATCCTGTATGATAGAGATTGCGGACAATGAAATATATAAAGTGGTTGTTTATGATACACAATCCAGAATATCTGTATATTGGTGGCAGGATTTTTTAGAATTAGACGAAATAAACACCAATGAAAAAAATACAAGCACTGCTTTCGGAGCTATCGATGCTCTGTTAAATAGAACAGTTAAAAAAAATTATCCGGCGGATCATTTATTCCTTCGCAATGCGCTTATTGGGTATTTTAAAACACAAAATGAATTTATTTTCGATGACATGATCAATTATATCATTGGTGTTTTGAAACCAGATGATTCAAATTTGAACATGGATAAACTAAAGACGGATTTAGAAAAACTTCCGGCAAAATATACATTCGACAGGAACTTTACCATAACTCCTGAAGAAATAACAGCCAAACAAAAAAGAACCATCATCCCTCTGCACGAACATATTGACCTGAACATAAAATCCAGTATAGAATCCTTGCAGGATATCGTTAAACCCAAAGAAGGTGATGATGGCAAAAAATATATCATGATCCAATCAGATCAAGGTTTCAGACATTTCCACAGGGCCAAAAAAACAGATGAACTCCATTGA
- a CDS encoding DUF2188 domain-containing protein — translation MSRKTHHVVPNSDGGWDFKKGGGSISIKHFDKKQDAVDYGRGVSKNQKSEFIVHKKNGTIQNPDSHGGDPNPPRDKR, via the coding sequence ATGTCACGAAAGACACACCATGTCGTCCCAAATTCTGATGGAGGTTGGGATTTTAAAAAAGGGGGTGGATCCATATCAATCAAGCATTTCGATAAAAAACAAGATGCGGTTGACTATGGACGAGGGGTGAGTAAGAACCAAAAATCGGAATTCATCGTCCATAAAAAAAACGGTACTATCCAAAATCCTGACAGTCATGGTGGTGATCCGAATCCACCAAGGGATAAGAGATAA
- a CDS encoding zinc ribbon-containing protein, whose product MSTTGERPGKGIYTCVSCGQTVQLDDSTDTLPPCPKCNGTQYRP is encoded by the coding sequence ATGTCAACAACCGGAGAAAGACCAGGTAAAGGAATTTATACATGTGTGAGCTGTGGTCAAACTGTTCAACTCGACGATAGCACTGATACATTGCCCCCGTGCCCTAAGTGCAATGGCACCCAATATCGTCCTTAA
- a CDS encoding helix-turn-helix domain-containing protein, which translates to MKPHISNLAKEIGISQGFFSNILAGRRRPHYRTGKDIARVTLTTVELWMEGDPADMRKAVENYHQRAIKKAMINSKGEAA; encoded by the coding sequence ATGAAACCACACATTTCAAATTTGGCCAAAGAGATCGGCATCTCCCAGGGTTTTTTCAGCAACATCCTGGCCGGTCGGAGACGGCCTCATTACAGGACCGGTAAGGACATTGCCCGGGTCACCCTTACCACCGTCGAACTCTGGATGGAGGGTGATCCGGCGGACATGAGAAAAGCTGTTGAAAACTATCATCAGCGGGCCATCAAAAAAGCCATGATCAATTCAAAAGGAGAGGCAGCATAA
- a CDS encoding AAA family ATPase produces MKIIRSFTGAQGTGKTTAALQLAQQEKLYNPGKSVHVLADLEAFCPFHINQAGSEKTQAWIFSNQIRTEMEAIHRFDITVTDRTIVDVIAYTRALGFHSLAEGMLKYAEHHCQYYSSIHFKQIQYNQHCHPDGIRDTDLEFRQEVENTMLEIYCLLETHGMLPGGIYRV; encoded by the coding sequence GTGAAAATCATCAGATCATTTACCGGTGCGCAAGGCACCGGTAAAACCACAGCGGCCCTGCAGCTAGCCCAGCAGGAAAAGCTGTATAACCCAGGCAAGTCCGTCCATGTCCTGGCGGACCTTGAGGCGTTTTGTCCGTTCCATATCAACCAGGCCGGATCAGAAAAAACCCAGGCCTGGATCTTCTCCAACCAGATCCGGACGGAGATGGAGGCCATTCACCGGTTCGACATCACAGTCACGGACCGCACCATTGTCGATGTGATCGCCTACACCCGCGCCCTGGGCTTCCACAGCCTGGCCGAGGGCATGCTCAAGTACGCGGAGCACCACTGCCAGTATTACAGCAGCATCCACTTCAAACAGATCCAGTACAACCAGCACTGCCACCCGGACGGCATCCGGGATACAGACCTGGAATTCCGGCAGGAGGTGGAGAACACCATGCTGGAAATATACTGCCTGCTGGAAACACACGGCATGCTCCCAGGGGGAATCTATCGTGTATAG
- a CDS encoding DNA primase family protein, whose product MDEQQMRSECRRRTEEEKAALAEAEKKGGKAGGPGLRGGGRQGGTQGNRPVIDSNFIMDCLHRNELGDAELYKALYRDDFVFNKSMDRWMQWTGHYWIVDKMDNAMASVEGVAMVYQDEARRLAGEIREMQNNEDETKHLEARRDQLNKRVSALRSSRRRKNCLMFAHTSADPLAIDGTEIDQKPWLLPCANGVLNLKTGELEPGRQQDYLLKASPLVWPEEGINAPSELWEKSLHEIFDGNVHLVDFWRRLCGYSLVGEVYQSVFVVMTGQGRNGKTMIMDMLTKVLGPMAGTIRPEMLLDNFNPSSSSGASADIMTLRGLRMAFASETDEGRKISPSRVKWLTGRDPIRGRNPYDKYEVEWTPSHTLILLTNHKPHAPADDFAFWERMKVIPFTLSFVDRPPTSENERRADPMLYKKLEKELPGIFAWMVRGCLEWQQVGLDPPSIVKAAVDEYQKDEDSVGDFIEECCITGPGYSVGATALYQRFEAWWKENVSNRIPKQRRFGDWMKKKKFEKVKSGTIKYNGIGLLDGDDSDSQYGPFQGG is encoded by the coding sequence ATGGATGAACAGCAGATGAGATCAGAATGCCGGCGCCGGACCGAAGAGGAAAAGGCTGCCCTGGCGGAGGCTGAAAAGAAGGGCGGCAAGGCAGGCGGCCCCGGCCTCAGGGGAGGCGGCCGCCAGGGCGGTACCCAGGGCAACCGGCCGGTGATCGATTCAAATTTCATCATGGATTGCCTCCACCGGAACGAGCTCGGGGACGCGGAGCTGTACAAGGCCCTGTACCGGGATGACTTTGTGTTCAACAAATCCATGGACCGGTGGATGCAGTGGACCGGTCATTACTGGATTGTTGACAAGATGGACAATGCCATGGCCAGCGTGGAGGGCGTGGCCATGGTTTACCAGGATGAGGCCAGGCGGCTGGCCGGTGAGATCAGGGAGATGCAGAACAACGAGGATGAAACAAAGCACCTGGAGGCCCGGCGTGATCAGCTGAACAAGCGGGTCAGTGCGCTGCGGTCTTCCCGGCGCCGGAAAAACTGCCTCATGTTCGCGCACACCTCTGCGGATCCGCTGGCCATCGATGGCACGGAAATCGACCAGAAACCATGGCTGCTGCCATGCGCCAACGGTGTGTTGAACCTGAAGACCGGTGAGCTGGAGCCAGGCCGGCAGCAGGATTATCTGCTAAAGGCATCACCTCTGGTATGGCCGGAAGAGGGAATCAACGCACCCAGTGAGCTGTGGGAAAAGTCCCTGCATGAAATCTTTGACGGAAATGTTCATCTGGTGGATTTCTGGCGCCGGCTGTGCGGCTACAGCCTGGTTGGGGAGGTGTACCAGAGCGTGTTTGTTGTCATGACCGGCCAGGGCCGCAACGGAAAAACCATGATCATGGATATGCTGACAAAGGTCCTGGGGCCCATGGCCGGCACCATCCGCCCGGAGATGCTGCTGGACAACTTCAACCCGTCCAGCTCATCCGGTGCGTCTGCCGATATCATGACCCTGCGCGGCCTGCGCATGGCGTTTGCTTCAGAAACGGATGAGGGGCGAAAGATCAGTCCGTCCCGGGTGAAGTGGCTGACAGGGCGGGACCCGATCCGGGGCCGGAATCCATATGACAAATATGAAGTGGAATGGACCCCTTCCCACACCCTGATTCTGCTCACCAACCACAAACCGCATGCGCCGGCGGATGACTTCGCTTTCTGGGAACGGATGAAGGTGATCCCGTTCACCCTGTCGTTTGTGGACCGGCCGCCGACCAGCGAGAATGAACGCCGGGCGGATCCGATGCTTTACAAGAAACTGGAAAAGGAGCTGCCCGGCATTTTTGCCTGGATGGTGCGCGGCTGCCTGGAATGGCAGCAGGTGGGCCTGGATCCGCCGTCCATTGTCAAGGCGGCCGTGGATGAGTACCAGAAGGACGAAGACTCTGTGGGTGATTTCATTGAAGAGTGCTGCATCACAGGCCCGGGGTATTCAGTTGGTGCCACCGCACTGTATCAAAGATTCGAGGCCTGGTGGAAAGAGAACGTTTCCAACCGGATTCCAAAGCAAAGGAGGTTTGGGGATTGGATGAAGAAGAAAAAGTTTGAGAAAGTTAAATCAGGCACCATCAAATACAACGGCATCGGACTGCTGGACGGCGACGATTCGGACAGCCAGTACGGGCCTTTTCAGGGGGGTTGA
- a CDS encoding primase-helicase zinc-binding domain-containing protein, producing MSDIKSLVESSGVVLRKVATTNGGEWAGPCPGCGGTDRFRVWPADRGGRGSFWCRGCGRGGDDVQFLVDFKGMAYREAFSAVGRDMPEGYRPVAYRAAATGCRPDPDRFVPKAYDPPVETWQAKAGAFVDSAHQALLANDEALRYLAGRGLDLQAAKGFRLGWFGGQNGKPCLFRPRVAWGLPRIFNPKTGRDKMLWIPRGIVIPTYKAGQLYRVRIRRPAEDLKTDKDVKYYVVPGSGMDLAGHNPDHRVYVIVEADLDEMLIARRAGSIVGSVATGSSSAKPGTGMYWHLQNAVRLLIALDAGEDNLAGAKAARWWLKEFPQARRWPVPLGKDPGEAFEKGVDIKTWIRAGLPPAVTMELARDERYVPPAGMAPIHELRYLLEKYPVTITATPEAAEIHFNGVGNKSIRARIKDLFMGDDEVHWYLRMFHPDALITGDNCRVIRPAAAEV from the coding sequence ATGTCTGATATCAAATCCCTGGTGGAATCTTCCGGGGTGGTGCTGCGCAAGGTGGCCACCACCAACGGCGGGGAATGGGCCGGGCCGTGCCCTGGGTGCGGAGGAACGGACCGTTTTCGTGTTTGGCCTGCTGACCGAGGGGGCCGGGGTTCTTTCTGGTGCCGGGGCTGCGGCCGGGGTGGGGATGACGTGCAGTTCCTGGTGGACTTCAAGGGGATGGCGTACCGGGAAGCGTTTTCAGCGGTGGGCCGGGACATGCCCGAGGGGTATCGGCCGGTGGCTTACCGGGCTGCGGCCACCGGGTGCCGGCCCGACCCCGACCGGTTTGTGCCAAAGGCGTATGACCCGCCGGTTGAGACCTGGCAGGCAAAGGCCGGCGCGTTTGTAGATTCAGCCCACCAGGCCCTGCTGGCCAATGATGAGGCCTTGCGGTACCTGGCCGGCCGGGGCCTGGATCTGCAGGCCGCCAAGGGATTCCGCCTGGGCTGGTTTGGCGGGCAAAACGGCAAACCATGCCTGTTCCGGCCCCGGGTGGCCTGGGGCCTGCCCCGGATATTCAATCCCAAAACCGGCAGGGACAAAATGCTGTGGATCCCCAGGGGGATTGTGATCCCGACCTACAAGGCCGGGCAGCTGTATCGGGTCCGGATCCGCCGGCCGGCTGAGGACCTCAAGACCGACAAAGACGTAAAATATTACGTGGTGCCGGGGTCGGGCATGGACCTGGCCGGCCACAATCCGGATCACCGGGTTTATGTGATCGTGGAAGCAGACCTGGATGAAATGCTCATTGCCCGCCGTGCCGGCTCCATTGTGGGGTCAGTGGCCACCGGCTCATCCTCAGCCAAGCCCGGTACCGGCATGTACTGGCACCTCCAGAATGCGGTCCGTCTGCTGATCGCCCTGGACGCGGGAGAGGACAATCTGGCCGGCGCCAAAGCGGCCCGGTGGTGGCTGAAAGAATTCCCCCAGGCCCGCCGGTGGCCCGTGCCCCTGGGCAAAGATCCTGGAGAGGCGTTTGAAAAGGGAGTGGATATCAAGACATGGATCCGGGCCGGGCTGCCGCCCGCGGTTACCATGGAGCTGGCCCGGGATGAGCGCTATGTGCCGCCTGCCGGTATGGCGCCGATTCATGAGTTGCGGTACCTGCTGGAAAAATACCCGGTGACCATCACAGCCACGCCGGAGGCGGCGGAGATCCATTTTAACGGGGTAGGTAACAAGAGCATCCGGGCCCGGATCAAGGATCTGTTCATGGGGGATGATGAGGTGCACTGGTACCTGCGCATGTTCCATCCGGATGCCCTGATCACCGGGGATAACTGCCGGGTGATCAGGCCGGCTGCGGCGGAGGTGTGA
- a CDS encoding terminase gpA endonuclease subunit has translation MQLFKNTEKDPSVFQVPGRPAWCPESLWATLVGLMDTGRLKTLVQFSKAERRVLKKRRQIPPSVWAEKHRVLVKSVLPGLWKNSVTPYLVGIMDAAALPFVREVIVCKAPQTGVSEGAHNFIMSRVDMAPGDVLYVFPDESTARGNAKDRVTPALVNSTRLRSYLTGQEKDLSSDRINLQHLTIYFGWAGSVSSLANKPIRYAVADEIDKKNFGDAKLEASPLDLIDKRLNTYRSISKYIKISTPTIESGNIWQELTNNTDVIFDFHVRCPECGMLQLMTMERIQWPGGSKADPREIKNRKLAWYECEGCAARWDDNTRNAAARSGEWIARAPNPPVSITSFMEKFRPANVGFHLPAWVSYFVSLSECAAAFLLGLSSKKKLKDFRNSFQAMPWEEYEVLAKQEDEDVLRCRADLPPQVVPASAVALTAGFDLHKTGFPYVVRAWAKDYTSWLIDYGHLGTWEDLEQMLFETVWPVQESDRKLRIWRAGLDTGGGKYKKDVSSTEEAYLWLQKNMGFSRTCRVWGIKGSSNPLPGKLKMGSVLNKTPSGKALRMGMRLVLLDTDKMKDMFYERMAKALAGEGGGAWLHKETQLDYARQITAEEKQVNDKGVETWEPVRHDNHYLDCECIAAALADWEWPGGGVNLLPDPFAKKPETTNPGQPAATGRTGPRTRPSWFGSR, from the coding sequence ATGCAGTTGTTTAAAAACACGGAAAAGGATCCATCGGTTTTTCAGGTCCCGGGCCGCCCGGCATGGTGTCCGGAATCGTTGTGGGCAACATTGGTCGGCCTGATGGACACGGGCCGGCTGAAAACCCTGGTGCAGTTCAGCAAGGCTGAGCGGCGGGTATTGAAAAAGCGCCGGCAGATCCCGCCGTCGGTCTGGGCGGAAAAGCACCGGGTGCTGGTGAAATCCGTTCTGCCGGGGCTGTGGAAAAACAGTGTCACCCCATACCTTGTGGGGATCATGGATGCAGCGGCCCTGCCGTTCGTCCGGGAGGTGATTGTGTGCAAGGCACCCCAGACCGGTGTGTCGGAAGGGGCTCACAACTTTATCATGTCCCGGGTGGATATGGCGCCCGGGGATGTGCTGTATGTTTTTCCGGATGAATCCACGGCCCGGGGCAATGCAAAGGACCGGGTGACCCCGGCCCTGGTGAACTCCACCCGGCTGCGGTCCTATCTGACCGGCCAGGAAAAGGACCTGTCATCGGACCGGATCAACCTGCAGCACCTTACCATCTATTTTGGCTGGGCCGGGTCTGTCAGCTCCCTGGCAAACAAGCCGATCCGGTATGCAGTGGCTGATGAGATCGACAAGAAAAATTTCGGGGATGCCAAACTGGAGGCTTCCCCGCTGGATCTGATCGACAAACGCCTGAACACGTACCGGTCCATTTCCAAATACATCAAGATATCCACGCCCACCATCGAGTCCGGCAACATCTGGCAGGAACTGACAAACAACACAGATGTGATCTTTGATTTCCATGTTCGGTGCCCGGAATGCGGGATGCTGCAGCTGATGACCATGGAGCGGATCCAGTGGCCCGGCGGAAGCAAGGCAGATCCCAGGGAGATCAAGAACAGGAAGCTGGCATGGTATGAATGCGAGGGATGTGCCGCCAGGTGGGATGACAACACCCGGAATGCAGCGGCCAGGTCAGGAGAATGGATCGCCCGGGCCCCGAATCCGCCGGTGTCCATTACCTCATTTATGGAAAAGTTCCGGCCGGCCAATGTCGGGTTTCATCTGCCGGCCTGGGTCAGTTATTTTGTGTCATTGAGCGAGTGTGCTGCAGCATTCCTGCTGGGGCTGTCCAGCAAGAAAAAGCTCAAGGATTTCCGGAACAGCTTTCAGGCCATGCCCTGGGAAGAATACGAGGTCCTGGCAAAACAAGAAGATGAAGATGTGCTCAGGTGCCGGGCGGACCTGCCTCCCCAGGTGGTGCCGGCCAGTGCGGTAGCGCTGACAGCCGGGTTTGACCTGCACAAGACCGGGTTTCCCTATGTGGTGCGGGCCTGGGCAAAGGATTACACCTCCTGGCTGATCGATTACGGCCACCTGGGGACCTGGGAGGACCTGGAACAGATGCTGTTCGAAACGGTCTGGCCGGTGCAGGAATCGGACAGGAAGCTGCGGATCTGGCGGGCCGGCCTGGACACCGGCGGCGGAAAGTACAAAAAAGATGTGTCCTCCACAGAGGAGGCCTACCTGTGGCTGCAGAAAAACATGGGGTTTTCCCGGACCTGCCGGGTGTGGGGGATCAAGGGGTCATCCAATCCGTTGCCCGGCAAGCTGAAAATGGGATCTGTTCTGAACAAAACCCCGTCCGGCAAAGCCCTGCGCATGGGCATGCGCCTGGTGCTGCTGGACACGGACAAAATGAAGGACATGTTTTACGAGCGCATGGCCAAGGCCCTGGCCGGCGAGGGCGGCGGTGCCTGGCTGCACAAGGAAACCCAGCTGGACTATGCCCGCCAGATCACGGCCGAGGAAAAGCAGGTGAATGACAAGGGTGTGGAAACCTGGGAGCCGGTGCGGCATGACAACCATTATCTGGACTGCGAATGCATAGCCGCTGCCCTGGCAGACTGGGAATGGCCGGGCGGCGGTGTGAACCTGCTGCCGGATCCGTTTGCAAAAAAACCTGAAACCACAAACCCCGGGCAACCCGCAGCCACCGGCCGCACAGGACCCAGAACCCGGCCGTCATGGTTCGGCAGCCGATAA
- a CDS encoding helix-turn-helix transcriptional regulator has protein sequence MEKKDRILNVEQVRQALKCSRAHVYNLINTGVIDAFRIGSRNGLRVRESTVQRFIEEQEAREGA, from the coding sequence ATGGAAAAAAAGGACAGAATACTGAATGTTGAACAGGTCCGGCAGGCACTCAAATGCAGCCGGGCCCATGTGTATAACCTGATCAACACCGGTGTGATCGATGCCTTCCGCATCGGTTCCAGGAATGGGTTGCGGGTCAGGGAGAGTACAGTGCAGCGGTTCATCGAGGAGCAGGAAGCCAGGGAAGGGGCCTAG
- a CDS encoding BRO-N domain-containing protein — protein MDNNAVMPFSFGDQLVRVVKDEEGTPWWVARDVCKVLRHKDVNMAVKNLDDDEKLIQTLFVSGQNRQVITINESGLYTLIIRSNKPEAKTFRRWITHEVLPSIRKTGAYAMPGMEQEGYMAGTGARKSGHLYFPMAKLVESADKYLEGRAALKALHYFTGMPVDDLLEELESKQRTAKAGTLDGARDLVEDFLADCCDLSDAHRVPASDLYQAFADWTRENGVMKVITKKRFGLILGNSFDRIKSGNIFYMGLRLKEHEVAGFEAG, from the coding sequence ATGGATAACAATGCAGTGATGCCGTTCAGTTTTGGGGATCAACTGGTTCGGGTGGTAAAAGATGAAGAGGGCACACCTTGGTGGGTAGCCAGGGATGTGTGCAAAGTTTTGCGGCATAAAGATGTGAACATGGCAGTCAAAAATCTGGATGATGATGAAAAGCTGATACAAACTTTATTTGTATCAGGTCAAAACAGACAGGTGATTACCATCAACGAATCAGGATTATACACCCTCATCATCCGGTCCAACAAACCCGAGGCCAAAACCTTCCGCCGGTGGATCACCCATGAGGTGCTGCCGTCCATCCGGAAGACCGGGGCTTATGCTATGCCCGGGATGGAACAGGAAGGATACATGGCCGGGACCGGGGCCAGGAAATCCGGCCACCTGTATTTTCCCATGGCCAAGCTGGTGGAAAGCGCGGACAAGTACCTGGAGGGCCGGGCCGCGCTCAAGGCCCTGCACTATTTCACCGGCATGCCGGTGGATGACCTGCTGGAGGAGCTGGAGAGCAAACAGCGCACCGCCAAGGCCGGCACCCTGGACGGCGCCCGGGACCTGGTGGAAGATTTTCTGGCGGATTGCTGTGACCTGTCCGACGCGCACCGGGTTCCGGCATCCGACCTGTACCAGGCATTTGCCGACTGGACCCGGGAAAACGGCGTCATGAAGGTGATCACCAAAAAGCGCTTCGGCCTGATCCTGGGCAACAGCTTTGACCGGATCAAGAGCGGGAATATTTTTTACATGGGGTTGCGGTTGAAGGAACATGAGGTTGCCGGGTTTGAAGCCGGATAA
- a CDS encoding DUF6932 family protein translates to MFDENGNLPPGFHDWSLSEIKENLVKNFSSDSNRGKLFSGYCRLRDEMISIDLQFEHWIDGSFCTQKIKPNDIDMLSIIPAENIEKLNSTEKNKLVSCVNGPISKEQYCCDSYMLAAVPENHPNYQLFHKMHMYWYGEFGLDRPALSRYY, encoded by the coding sequence ATGTTTGATGAAAATGGAAATCTTCCACCAGGATTTCATGATTGGTCTCTGAGCGAAATTAAAGAAAATTTAGTAAAAAATTTTTCCTCAGACTCAAACAGAGGTAAATTATTTTCAGGATATTGTCGTTTAAGGGATGAAATGATTTCAATTGATCTCCAATTCGAACATTGGATTGATGGTAGCTTTTGTACACAAAAAATCAAACCTAACGACATAGATATGCTTTCGATAATTCCAGCAGAAAACATTGAAAAATTAAATTCAACAGAGAAAAATAAGTTAGTGAGTTGTGTTAACGGGCCTATATCAAAAGAGCAATATTGCTGTGACTCATACATGTTAGCTGCTGTTCCTGAAAATCACCCGAATTATCAATTGTTTCATAAAATGCATATGTACTGGTATGGTGAATTTGGGCTTGATAGACCAGCCCTTTCAAGGTATTACTAA